A single window of Flagellimonas maritima DNA harbors:
- the mnmG gene encoding tRNA uridine-5-carboxymethylaminomethyl(34) synthesis enzyme MnmG: MFEKEYDVIVVGGGHAGAEAAAAAANMGSKTLLITMNLQTIGQMSCNPAMGGIAKGQIVREIDALGGYSGIITDKSAIQFKMLNKSKGPAMWSPRAQNDRMRFAEEWRLELENTPNVDFYQEMVSGLLVEADKVVGVRSSLGLDIKAKAVVLTNGTFLNGLIHIGEKQFGGGRAGEKAATGITEQLVDFGFDSGRMKTGTPPRVDGRSLDYEKMIPQPGDENPEKFSYLETPILKTQRDCHMTHTSALVHDLLREGFDRSPMFNGRIKSIGPRYCPSIEDKIHRFADKDSHQIFVEPEGWHTVEVYVNGFSTSLPEDIQYKALKSVKGFENVKFFRAGYAIEYDYFPPTQLKHTLETKVINNLYFAGQINGTTGYEEAASQGLMAGINAHLKINELEPFILKRDEAYIGVLIDDLITKGTKEPYRMFTSRAEYRTLLRQDNADLRLTPKGFEIGLAKEKRLKRMEEKQQKSNEFVNFFRKTSFNPEEMNPILDSISSSRVKQSDKLFKVFSRPKVTIDHMMQLDAVSNFVSSNDYDSEVLEQAEIQVKYSGYIEKEKNNADKLHRLENVRIPESFDYSRLKSLSYEAREKLEAIRPVTISQASRISGVSPSDISVLLVFLGR; encoded by the coding sequence ATGTTTGAAAAAGAATATGATGTTATAGTTGTTGGTGGAGGTCATGCGGGTGCAGAAGCCGCGGCTGCTGCTGCAAATATGGGTTCTAAGACCTTATTGATCACCATGAATCTGCAGACCATCGGGCAAATGTCCTGCAACCCTGCTATGGGTGGAATAGCGAAAGGCCAAATTGTTCGTGAAATTGATGCGCTTGGAGGCTACAGCGGAATTATTACAGATAAATCCGCTATTCAATTTAAGATGTTGAACAAGTCAAAAGGACCGGCAATGTGGAGTCCACGAGCTCAAAATGATAGAATGCGTTTTGCTGAAGAATGGAGACTGGAATTGGAAAATACTCCAAACGTAGACTTTTATCAAGAAATGGTTTCAGGCCTTTTGGTAGAAGCTGACAAAGTTGTTGGCGTAAGAAGTTCGCTGGGTTTGGATATTAAAGCAAAAGCAGTTGTATTAACAAATGGAACATTTCTAAATGGATTGATTCATATAGGTGAAAAGCAATTTGGGGGAGGTCGTGCAGGTGAAAAAGCTGCAACAGGCATCACTGAACAACTGGTTGATTTTGGTTTTGATAGTGGAAGAATGAAAACAGGAACACCACCTCGTGTTGATGGCCGTTCTTTGGATTATGAGAAAATGATACCCCAGCCTGGAGATGAAAATCCAGAGAAATTTTCATATTTGGAAACTCCAATTTTAAAAACTCAACGCGATTGCCATATGACACATACAAGTGCTTTGGTTCATGATTTGTTGCGTGAAGGGTTTGATAGATCTCCAATGTTCAACGGTAGAATTAAAAGTATCGGCCCAAGGTATTGTCCTTCAATTGAAGATAAAATACACCGATTTGCAGATAAAGACTCACATCAAATATTTGTAGAGCCTGAGGGGTGGCATACAGTTGAGGTATATGTAAACGGATTCTCTACATCGCTTCCCGAAGACATACAATATAAGGCGCTGAAATCTGTAAAAGGTTTTGAAAATGTCAAATTTTTTAGAGCAGGCTATGCTATAGAATATGATTATTTTCCACCAACTCAATTAAAACATACACTGGAAACAAAGGTTATCAATAACCTCTATTTTGCTGGCCAAATTAACGGAACTACGGGTTATGAAGAAGCGGCTTCCCAAGGGTTAATGGCGGGTATAAATGCGCACTTAAAAATCAATGAACTGGAACCTTTTATTTTAAAAAGGGATGAAGCCTACATAGGTGTACTTATTGACGATCTAATAACAAAAGGCACAAAGGAACCATATAGAATGTTTACATCAAGAGCGGAGTATAGAACTTTGCTAAGGCAGGATAATGCGGATTTAAGGTTGACCCCAAAAGGTTTTGAAATTGGATTGGCAAAAGAAAAACGTCTTAAACGGATGGAAGAGAAGCAACAAAAGTCTAACGAATTTGTCAACTTTTTCAGAAAGACCAGTTTTAATCCTGAGGAAATGAACCCTATATTGGATTCGATTTCGTCTTCAAGAGTTAAACAGTCAGACAAACTTTTTAAAGTTTTTTCCAGACCAAAAGTGACAATTGACCACATGATGCAATTAGATGCAGTTTCTAATTTTGTAAGCAGCAATGATTATGACTCAGAAGTATTGGAACAAGCGGAGATACAAGTTAAATATTCTGGTTACATTGAAAAAGAAAAGAACAATGCAGATAAATTGCATCGATTGGAAAATGTAAGGATTCCAGAAAGTTTTGATTATTCTAGACTAAAATCATTGTCCTATGAGGCCAGGGAAAAGTTGGAAGCTATACGTCCAGTTACCATTTCGCAAGCTTCAAGAATAAGCGGCGTTTCACCGTCAGACATTAGTGTGTTGCTTGTCTTTTTAGGCAGGTAA
- a CDS encoding class I SAM-dependent methyltransferase, with the protein MKLFLRTKDFSVSGESFELHHDQKLDMLITKPQPEDLDRFYESETYISHTDSNNALFDRLYQWVKRYSISKKLQLIDNQIDKRKTLLDVGAGTGDFVKQANARGFVVEGIEPNGKARSNARQKGVILHPKLGDIADRKFQIITLWHVLEHLPNLNGQIENLNNLLEPNGVLFIAVPNFKSLDAAYYGKYWAAYDVPRHLWHFSKKAISKIIDNYGLKVIKVKPMLFDAFYVSLLSEKYKGNKLYWFNAFFIGLWSNISAFFSKEYSSHIYIIKKRD; encoded by the coding sequence ATGAAGTTGTTTTTAAGAACTAAAGACTTTTCTGTTTCAGGAGAATCCTTTGAGCTACATCACGATCAAAAGTTAGATATGTTGATTACAAAGCCTCAGCCTGAAGATTTGGACAGGTTTTACGAAAGTGAAACCTATATTTCCCATACGGATTCCAATAACGCTCTTTTCGACAGATTATACCAATGGGTTAAGCGCTATAGCATATCAAAAAAATTACAATTAATTGATAATCAGATAGATAAAAGAAAAACTTTACTGGATGTTGGTGCTGGAACAGGTGATTTCGTCAAACAAGCAAACGCAAGAGGCTTTGTGGTCGAAGGAATTGAGCCAAATGGTAAGGCTAGATCCAATGCAAGACAAAAGGGCGTTATACTTCATCCAAAATTAGGAGATATTGCGGATAGAAAATTTCAGATAATTACACTGTGGCATGTATTGGAGCATCTGCCAAATCTTAATGGACAAATAGAAAACCTCAATAATTTGCTCGAACCGAATGGAGTACTTTTCATAGCGGTCCCAAATTTTAAATCTCTCGACGCAGCCTATTACGGAAAGTATTGGGCAGCTTATGACGTACCCAGGCATCTATGGCATTTTTCAAAAAAAGCCATATCGAAAATTATCGACAATTATGGTTTAAAAGTTATTAAAGTAAAACCCATGCTTTTCGATGCTTTTTATGTATCCCTACTTTCTGAAAAATACAAGGGAAATAAATTATACTGGTTCAACGCATTTTTTATAGGACTTTGGTCAAATATCAGTGCATTCTTCTCAAAAGAGTATTCTTCCCATATTTATATTATTAAAAAGAGAGATTAA
- a CDS encoding OmpH family outer membrane protein: MKKIIVFAIAIFAISCQQNKIGYVDNVKLMDGYAEKVDVEAKFKTKVDALTKKRDSISQAFQLELQAFQTKAQKMSQKNAQEEYGLLQQRGQFVGQQLQQEEQQLQQGSQVEMDSLVNKVKKEIQAYGKANGYTYILGGGDGGAVLYGEDAQNLTDEVLKILNDNYKK; the protein is encoded by the coding sequence ATGAAAAAAATTATAGTATTTGCAATAGCGATTTTCGCCATTTCCTGCCAACAAAATAAGATAGGCTATGTGGACAATGTTAAATTAATGGATGGCTATGCGGAGAAGGTGGATGTCGAAGCAAAGTTCAAAACGAAAGTAGACGCCCTTACCAAAAAAAGGGATAGTATTTCTCAAGCATTTCAATTAGAGCTTCAAGCGTTTCAGACCAAAGCTCAGAAGATGTCTCAAAAAAATGCACAAGAAGAGTATGGTCTTTTGCAACAAAGGGGACAGTTTGTAGGACAACAATTGCAGCAAGAGGAACAACAACTACAACAGGGCAGTCAAGTGGAAATGGATTCATTGGTGAATAAAGTAAAGAAGGAAATCCAAGCGTATGGTAAGGCCAATGGTTATACCTACATTCTTGGAGGTGGAGATGGTGGCGCCGTTCTATATGGCGAAGATGCTCAAAACCTAACGGATGAAGTTTTGAAAATCTTGAATGACAACTATAAGAAATAG
- a CDS encoding DoxX family protein encodes MENLTTHAVQILLFLFLAITFLQSGIDKIIDWKGNLGWLTDHFSKTFFKGMVPLLLGTILLFEMISGILSLIGAFQFFMEGESQLGFYGAILSALSLLMLLFGQRIAKDYEGAKTIVIYFIPTIFLIYLLQ; translated from the coding sequence ATGGAAAATTTAACCACCCACGCAGTACAGATCCTTTTATTTTTATTTTTGGCGATTACTTTTTTACAGAGTGGTATTGATAAGATCATTGACTGGAAAGGTAACCTTGGGTGGCTTACCGACCATTTTTCAAAAACATTTTTTAAAGGTATGGTTCCTTTATTGTTAGGAACCATTTTATTGTTTGAAATGATTTCCGGTATTTTATCCTTGATAGGAGCCTTTCAATTTTTCATGGAAGGTGAAAGTCAACTCGGGTTCTACGGCGCAATTCTTTCCGCATTGAGCCTTTTGATGTTATTGTTCGGGCAACGTATTGCAAAAGACTACGAAGGCGCAAAAACCATAGTTATTTATTTTATCCCCACTATCTTTTTGATTTATCTATTGCAATAA
- a CDS encoding ATP-binding protein, with protein sequence MLFKNVLGLEHIKNHLVATADSGRVAHAQLFIGPEGSGTLPMAIAYAQYLLCGNKNGENDGENSACNSKCNSLTHPDFHFVFPVANSDKVKSHAVSNHYLQNWRQFIKEQPYGNLFDWYRLIGVEKKQGQIGVDEAQDVVKKLALKSYEGGYKVLVIWMAEKMNISASNKLLKLIEEPPEKTVLLLIAEEEEQIINTIKSRCQLLHFPPLGENAITEGLIGKGVSPGEALLIAQEANGNFNKALDLLNKDSEDLVFERWFVQWVRSAFKAKGNKSAIQELVMWSDEVAKTGREVQKHFLNYCLTMMRQSLLLNYGSESLVYAKIHMAGFNLKKFAPFVHENNILDIVDELEKAIFHVERNGNSKIIFTDLSIKLTRLLHTKAA encoded by the coding sequence ATGCTTTTTAAGAATGTTTTGGGGCTTGAGCACATAAAAAACCATTTAGTGGCCACTGCTGATTCTGGAAGAGTAGCACATGCGCAATTGTTCATAGGACCTGAGGGTTCAGGCACTTTGCCTATGGCCATAGCCTACGCGCAATATTTGCTCTGTGGAAACAAGAATGGGGAAAACGATGGGGAAAACTCAGCTTGTAATTCAAAATGCAATTCACTAACCCACCCAGACTTTCATTTTGTGTTTCCAGTGGCCAATTCAGACAAAGTAAAATCCCATGCGGTAAGTAATCATTATTTGCAGAATTGGAGACAGTTTATAAAAGAACAACCCTATGGGAACCTTTTCGATTGGTACCGCTTGATCGGGGTCGAAAAAAAGCAGGGACAAATTGGTGTGGACGAAGCTCAGGATGTTGTAAAGAAACTTGCTTTAAAATCTTATGAAGGCGGCTATAAGGTGTTGGTGATATGGATGGCCGAGAAAATGAATATTTCTGCATCGAACAAGCTGCTTAAACTGATTGAAGAACCACCTGAAAAAACTGTTCTGTTACTGATCGCCGAGGAAGAAGAGCAAATTATAAACACTATTAAATCACGTTGCCAATTATTACATTTTCCCCCATTAGGCGAAAATGCCATCACCGAGGGACTGATCGGCAAGGGTGTTTCTCCAGGTGAAGCACTTTTAATTGCGCAAGAAGCAAACGGAAACTTTAATAAGGCATTGGATTTGCTGAACAAAGATTCTGAAGACCTTGTTTTTGAGCGTTGGTTTGTTCAGTGGGTAAGAAGTGCTTTTAAGGCAAAAGGGAATAAAAGCGCTATTCAGGAATTGGTTATGTGGAGCGATGAGGTTGCAAAAACCGGGAGGGAAGTCCAAAAGCATTTTCTCAATTATTGCCTCACCATGATGCGCCAGTCGCTATTGTTGAATTACGGGTCCGAAAGCTTGGTCTATGCAAAGATTCATATGGCGGGTTTCAACTTGAAAAAGTTTGCTCCCTTTGTACATGAAAATAATATTTTGGATATCGTAGATGAGTTGGAAAAAGCTATTTTTCACGTGGAGCGTAATGGAAATTCCAAGATTATTTTTACCGATCTCTCTATAAAACTAACTCGCCTGCTACATACCAAAGCGGCCTAA
- a CDS encoding phosphoglycerate kinase, whose translation MKTIDDFNFEEKKALIRVDFNVPLDADFNVTDTSRIEAAKPTILKVLEDGGSTVLMSHLGRPKGKANPDMSLSHICEKVSEIIGVQVKFVENCVGDAATEAVSGLQDGEVLLLENLRFHAEEEAGDEIFAEKLSKHGDIYINDAFGTAHRAHASTTIVANYFPEKKCFGYLLAKEIKAIEKVMQTGEKPVTAILGGAKVSSKITIIENILDKVDNLIIGGGMTYTFVKAKGGNVGDSICEDDKMDLALDILKQAEAKGVKIHLPVDVLAADAFDNEANTQVVKVDEIPDGWQGLDAGTQTLELFKQVILESKTILWNGPVGVFEMENFAKGTISVGNFVDEATQKGAFSLVGGGDSVAAVKQFGFEDKVSYVSTGGGAMLESLEGKTLPGIAAIMD comes from the coding sequence ATGAAGACCATAGATGATTTTAACTTTGAAGAAAAAAAAGCATTGATACGCGTAGATTTCAATGTGCCTTTGGATGCTGATTTCAATGTAACCGATACCAGCAGGATAGAAGCAGCTAAGCCAACTATATTGAAAGTTTTGGAAGATGGGGGGTCCACCGTTTTAATGAGCCATTTGGGTAGGCCAAAAGGAAAGGCCAATCCAGATATGTCATTATCACATATTTGTGAAAAAGTGTCCGAGATTATAGGTGTTCAAGTCAAGTTTGTTGAAAATTGTGTAGGTGATGCTGCAACAGAAGCCGTATCTGGGCTGCAGGATGGAGAAGTGCTGTTATTGGAAAATCTTCGATTTCATGCCGAAGAAGAAGCTGGCGATGAAATTTTTGCCGAAAAACTCTCCAAACACGGTGATATTTATATAAACGATGCATTTGGAACGGCGCACAGGGCACACGCTTCCACAACAATCGTTGCAAACTATTTTCCAGAAAAAAAATGTTTTGGATACCTTCTTGCCAAGGAAATCAAGGCTATAGAGAAAGTGATGCAAACAGGCGAAAAACCAGTAACCGCTATCTTGGGGGGCGCAAAGGTTTCATCTAAAATTACAATTATAGAGAACATTTTGGATAAGGTAGACAACCTGATTATCGGCGGCGGTATGACCTATACCTTTGTAAAAGCAAAAGGAGGCAATGTAGGGGATTCCATCTGCGAAGATGACAAAATGGATTTGGCATTGGATATTTTAAAACAAGCCGAAGCAAAAGGCGTGAAAATTCATTTACCGGTCGATGTTTTGGCCGCAGACGCTTTCGACAACGAAGCAAACACCCAAGTTGTCAAAGTTGATGAAATCCCGGACGGATGGCAGGGTCTTGATGCAGGCACACAAACGCTTGAACTTTTTAAACAAGTAATCTTGGAATCAAAGACCATTCTTTGGAATGGCCCGGTTGGAGTTTTTGAAATGGAGAATTTTGCGAAAGGAACGATTTCTGTAGGGAATTTTGTTGACGAAGCCACACAAAAGGGAGCTTTTTCCCTTGTAGGTGGAGGCGATTCGGTAGCTGCAGTGAAGCAATTTGGCTTTGAGGATAAAGTAAGTTATGTCTCTACTGGCGGAGGGGCTATGTTAGAAAGTCTGGAAGGAAAAACACTGCCGGGTATTGCTGCAATAATGGACTAA
- a CDS encoding lytic transglycosylase domain-containing protein, translated as MIQNIKIALILSLFLSAPLLVAQEIQTDSSEKETISLKRDSLSEQPLKPLNLEAEKSQIEGNRLIITENQKGEFQLKDLEEARKYDSLWLKELHASAQLFSEMALEIQNQPITEDEEITLVDLPTDTLKARLAILDEKTPFNIAYNSSLESVIKSFLVRKRDLMQRMLTASQFYFPLFEQELDNHDVPLEIKYLAIIESALNPRAKSRVGAKGLWQFMYSTGKMYNLDVSSYVDERHDPILATKAASKYLYKLHSIFNDWDLALAAYNSGPGNVNKAIRRSGGYKNYWNIRRNLPRETAGYLPAFLATMYIFEYAEEHGLQYKKADRPYFETDTVHVKNLITFDQISKLVDISTEELEMLNPAYKLNIIPKIKGKSYALRLPVTKIGKFVSNEEAIYAYAKKELDSLEKPLPQMVQTKNQIRYKVRSGDYLGRIAERYGVGVSQIKRWNGLRSNNLRVGQRLTIYPRKPYVAKTVVAKTKTSKPVSGALASGSKTHTVKEGDSLWTISRKYPGISIDNLREWNGLSGNNLKPGTKLKLCNCSS; from the coding sequence ATGATTCAAAACATAAAGATAGCCCTAATACTATCACTTTTTCTATCCGCACCACTTCTTGTAGCACAAGAAATACAAACTGATTCTTCAGAAAAAGAAACGATATCTTTAAAGCGGGATTCCCTATCAGAACAACCATTAAAACCTCTCAATCTAGAAGCTGAAAAAAGCCAGATAGAGGGTAACAGGTTAATAATTACCGAAAACCAAAAGGGAGAATTTCAATTAAAAGATCTAGAAGAGGCTAGAAAATATGATAGTCTTTGGTTAAAGGAGCTACATGCCAGTGCACAATTGTTCAGTGAAATGGCTTTGGAGATACAGAACCAACCAATTACAGAAGACGAGGAAATCACATTGGTTGATTTACCTACCGATACGCTTAAAGCAAGGTTGGCTATTTTGGATGAAAAAACCCCCTTTAATATAGCCTATAACTCATCTTTGGAAAGTGTCATCAAATCTTTTTTGGTCAGGAAAAGAGATTTAATGCAACGAATGCTTACTGCCAGCCAATTTTATTTTCCTCTTTTTGAACAAGAACTGGACAATCATGATGTTCCTTTAGAAATAAAATATTTGGCCATTATAGAATCAGCATTAAATCCAAGGGCAAAATCCAGGGTTGGTGCAAAAGGGCTATGGCAATTTATGTACAGTACGGGCAAAATGTACAATTTGGATGTAAGCAGTTACGTAGATGAACGGCACGATCCCATATTGGCCACCAAAGCTGCAAGCAAATACCTTTACAAACTCCATAGTATTTTTAATGATTGGGACTTGGCGCTCGCCGCCTATAATTCAGGACCCGGCAATGTAAATAAGGCCATAAGAAGATCTGGTGGGTATAAAAATTACTGGAATATCAGAAGGAATCTTCCACGCGAAACAGCAGGCTATCTACCGGCATTTTTGGCGACGATGTACATTTTTGAGTATGCAGAAGAACATGGATTACAATATAAAAAAGCCGATAGACCCTATTTTGAAACGGATACGGTTCATGTAAAAAATTTGATTACGTTCGATCAAATATCCAAATTAGTGGATATAAGCACAGAAGAGCTTGAAATGCTGAACCCAGCGTATAAACTAAATATTATTCCAAAAATAAAGGGAAAATCCTATGCACTCAGGCTGCCGGTAACCAAAATTGGAAAATTTGTGAGCAATGAAGAGGCAATCTACGCCTATGCCAAAAAAGAGTTGGATTCCTTAGAGAAACCACTTCCCCAAATGGTGCAAACTAAAAACCAAATTCGATATAAAGTCAGAAGCGGGGACTACTTGGGAAGAATAGCAGAGCGATACGGCGTAGGTGTCAGTCAGATAAAAAGGTGGAACGGATTGCGCAGCAACAATCTAAGGGTTGGACAACGACTTACTATTTATCCAAGAAAACCTTACGTTGCCAAAACGGTGGTAGCAAAAACCAAAACATCAAAACCCGTTTCTGGAGCATTGGCAAGCGGGTCAAAAACACACACAGTTAAAGAAGGGGATTCCCTATGGACTATTTCAAGAAAATATCCTGGAATTTCCATAGATAATTTACGAGAATGGAACGGTCTTAGTGGTAATAACCTAAAACCGGGCACAAAGCTTAAATTGTGCAATTGTTCTTCGTAA
- a CDS encoding DUF4837 family protein, with translation MKKIGTLLTTILLLVVLSCKDSGPKERFLPPSTGGINSLMVVMDTELWKGGIGDKIREHFAAPVLGLPQREPKFTITQVPPQVFKGATAYSRSVLFVDQDTLSLAHIKADVYAKPQRIAIIKGETYNELAGNLDSLADKAISSFKQVEIAEAQKRFKRSLNKDAALQEEFGIDLKIPSLYKVGRREKNFVWMDIQIPKGTMNIVAYQLPWNTFDNDSTFVSDIVKIRDSIGKKFIPGPYENTFMVTEKAFAPYVFPAEIGGKKAAEVKGIWEINGYPMAGPFLTYIINDKENDRKLVLEGFTFAPSAEKRDYMFELEAILRTISFNSAPEKLQ, from the coding sequence ATGAAAAAAATAGGAACACTGTTGACCACCATTCTTCTACTGGTGGTTTTGTCATGTAAAGATTCTGGACCAAAAGAACGTTTTCTACCCCCATCTACTGGTGGTATCAATTCTTTGATGGTAGTGATGGATACCGAACTCTGGAAAGGTGGGATTGGAGATAAGATAAGGGAACATTTTGCCGCACCTGTATTGGGACTGCCGCAAAGAGAACCTAAGTTTACGATCACCCAGGTTCCCCCGCAAGTATTTAAAGGGGCTACAGCCTATTCAAGGTCGGTACTATTTGTAGATCAGGACACGCTCTCACTGGCCCATATAAAGGCTGATGTTTATGCCAAACCCCAACGAATAGCCATAATCAAAGGAGAAACGTACAATGAATTGGCAGGTAATCTGGACTCACTTGCAGATAAAGCCATATCCTCTTTTAAACAAGTGGAGATTGCCGAAGCACAGAAAAGGTTTAAGCGCTCTTTGAACAAGGATGCTGCTTTGCAGGAAGAGTTTGGCATAGATCTGAAAATACCATCACTGTACAAAGTGGGCAGGCGGGAAAAGAATTTTGTATGGATGGACATACAGATTCCCAAGGGTACCATGAACATTGTAGCCTATCAATTGCCTTGGAATACTTTTGACAATGATTCAACTTTTGTTAGTGACATTGTTAAGATACGGGATTCAATAGGAAAAAAATTTATTCCCGGACCCTATGAAAACACGTTCATGGTTACGGAAAAAGCTTTTGCGCCCTACGTTTTTCCTGCAGAAATTGGAGGGAAGAAAGCAGCAGAGGTAAAAGGAATCTGGGAAATTAACGGATATCCTATGGCCGGTCCTTTCTTGACCTACATTATCAACGACAAAGAAAATGACAGAAAACTTGTTTTGGAAGGATTTACCTTTGCCCCTTCTGCCGAAAAACGGGATTATATGTTTGAACTGGAAGCCATATTGAGAACCATCAGTTTTAATAGCGCACCAGAAAAATTACAATAA
- a CDS encoding DUF6747 family protein codes for MKNLLLVKEIYLEGFRNLGHFVVEKYFKIFAWFSFAMFFIMLYAFVYRISTGFAFG; via the coding sequence ATGAAAAATTTATTACTTGTAAAAGAAATATATCTAGAAGGTTTTAGGAATCTAGGGCATTTTGTGGTTGAAAAATATTTTAAAATTTTTGCATGGTTCAGTTTCGCTATGTTCTTTATCATGCTCTATGCTTTTGTATATAGAATTTCAACAGGGTTTGCTTTTGGTTGA
- a CDS encoding BspA family leucine-rich repeat surface protein, translated as MKLQNVFFTALFALALFSCGKDDGPTTTNGAPTMSAQAFTASEGISDTQAIGTVKATDPDGDALAFAIVANSGDLFEIAATTGSISLASGKSLDFGLAASHVITVGVSDGEDDASAQITINVTNVNSAPVVGVKAFSVPEDAVTVGNIGATDPDGDELTFAIVENDSDLFTIGGDGEISLADGKNLDFETATLHSITVSVTDGVETVEAGVNINVENVAESLAEDPASFITTWKTDADGQEIIIAPNNLFTYDYKIDWGDGTVEDIATADQQSHVYVAAGTYTVAIKGQFPAIQNSMIELNIRKRLASIEQWGDIAWKSFRQAFIACSKMEYNATDVPDLSQVTDMGVMFADCTNFNGDLSGWDVSGITNMMIMFASATSFNGDISGWDTGNITNMSSMFNNAPAFDQDLGGWNISKVTDMGGMLSGSGMSPENYSATLIGWSSNGEKNIPDNIELGAVGLTFCNNPATLTAKTVLIGQNTWTIDDNGSVDCN; from the coding sequence ATGAAATTACAGAACGTATTTTTCACTGCACTTTTTGCACTGGCACTGTTCTCCTGCGGCAAGGACGACGGCCCAACGACTACCAACGGCGCGCCCACGATGAGCGCACAGGCCTTTACCGCCTCCGAGGGCATTTCCGATACCCAGGCCATAGGCACCGTGAAGGCTACCGACCCCGATGGGGACGCCCTTGCCTTTGCCATCGTCGCCAACAGCGGCGACCTGTTCGAGATTGCCGCCACAACGGGCTCGATCAGCCTTGCCAGTGGCAAGAGCCTGGACTTTGGCCTCGCGGCCTCGCACGTGATCACCGTGGGCGTGAGCGACGGGGAGGACGATGCCTCCGCACAGATAACCATAAACGTCACCAACGTGAACTCCGCGCCCGTTGTGGGCGTAAAGGCGTTCAGCGTGCCGGAGGATGCCGTGACAGTGGGCAACATAGGTGCCACCGATCCGGACGGCGACGAGCTCACCTTTGCCATCGTGGAGAACGACAGCGACCTGTTCACGATCGGCGGTGATGGCGAGATAAGCCTTGCCGATGGCAAGAACCTCGATTTTGAGACCGCTACGCTGCACAGCATAACGGTGAGCGTGACCGACGGTGTGGAAACTGTGGAAGCGGGCGTGAACATCAACGTGGAGAACGTGGCCGAGAGCCTCGCCGAGGACCCCGCTTCCTTTATAACCACATGGAAGACCGATGCGGACGGGCAGGAAATAATAATTGCGCCCAATAATCTCTTCACCTATGACTACAAAATCGACTGGGGCGACGGAACGGTAGAGGATATTGCAACAGCTGATCAACAATCGCACGTATATGTTGCGGCGGGCACCTATACCGTGGCCATCAAGGGACAGTTCCCAGCAATACAAAATTCAATGATAGAATTGAATATACGAAAACGCCTGGCCAGTATAGAGCAATGGGGCGATATCGCTTGGAAATCGTTCCGTCAAGCTTTTATTGCATGCTCCAAAATGGAGTATAATGCCACGGACGTTCCGGACCTTTCCCAAGTGACCGACATGGGCGTTATGTTTGCTGATTGTACCAATTTCAACGGTGACCTTAGTGGATGGGACGTAAGCGGCATAACTAATATGATGATTATGTTCGCTTCTGCAACCTCTTTCAACGGTGATATAAGCGGATGGGACACGGGCAATATTACAAATATGAGTAGCATGTTTAATAATGCCCCAGCTTTTGATCAGGACCTTGGCGGTTGGAACATTTCCAAGGTAACCGATATGGGAGGAATGCTGAGCGGTTCCGGCATGAGCCCGGAGAACTATAGCGCCACCCTGATCGGTTGGTCCAGTAACGGCGAAAAAAACATACCTGACAATATTGAGTTGGGAGCGGTGGGGCTTACATTTTGTAATAATCCGGCGACCCTGACCGCGAAGACTGTTCTAATAGGTCAAAATACATGGACAATTGACGATAATGGCAGTGTCGACTGTAATTAA